The Setaria italica strain Yugu1 chromosome IX, Setaria_italica_v2.0, whole genome shotgun sequence genome has a window encoding:
- the LOC111258458 gene encoding uncharacterized protein LOC111258458 — MGSSMSHHSSNTPSTKSIPADALAEILLRVPPHPTCLARASLAGKGLRGVITSPDFLRTNFLPIGGSSNRVSAAAFDPMEPGWRVVDSRHGRVLLRSPDRLRFLVWEPMAGRRRYIDAPPPHHVEHYKFSNAALNVLYWTMAGVMGSQEGILSFELEAQRLYLIGQPAYIFDPEREHVQVMKVEDGKLGLVAACGLSLQLWGLVEYNGEGRERWLLDRETYLDADMAPPEPIFEDYYVIWILGVEGSIVFLRTEAGIFEVDLQTEEFKRLWDGNVIKTLYPYRSFYRQGSTI; from the exons ATGGGTTCCTCCATGAGCCACCACAGCAGCAACACGCCGTCGACGAAGTCCATCCCGGCCGATGCCCTCGCCGAGATTCTCCTCCGCGTCCCACCTCACCCCACCTGCCTCGCCCGTGCCTCGCTCGCCGGCAAGGGCTTGCGGGGCGTCATCACCAGCCCCGACTTCCTCCGGAC CAATTTCCTTcccatcggcggctcgtcgaacCGCGTCTCCGCTGCGGCCTTTGACCCCATGGAGCCCGGTTGGCGCGTCGTTGACAGCCGCCACGGTCGGGTCCTGCTGCGAAGCCCTGACCGGCTTCGCTTCCTGGTCTGGGAGCCCATGGCTGGGCGCCGGAGGTACATCGAcgctccgccgccgcatcaCGTGGAGCACTATAAGTTTAGCAACGCTGCGCTG AACGTCCTGTACTGGACGATGGCTGGAGTCATGGGGTCTCAGGAAGGTatcctgagcttcgagctggaGGCGCAAAGGCTGTACCTTATCGGGCAGCCGGCTTACATTTTCGATCCCGAGCGCGAACACGTGCAGGTGATGAAGGTGGAGGACGGCAAGCTTGGACTGGTCGCCGCCTGTGGCTTATCCCTCCAGCTGTGGGGGCTCGTTGAGTACAATGGCGAGGGCAGGGAGCGGTGGTTGCTGGACCGGGAGACATACTTGGATGCTGACATGGCTCCCCCGGAGCCGATTTTCGAAGACTACTACGTGATCTGGATTTTGGGTGTGGAAGGTAGCATTGTTTTCTTGCGCACCGAGGCTGGGATCTTTGAGGTGGACCTGCAGACCGAGGAGTTCAAGAGGCTGTGGGATGGGAACGTGATCAAAACATTGTATCCCTACAGAAGCTTTTATCGTCAAGGTTCTACCATCTAG
- the LOC101778248 gene encoding uncharacterized protein LOC101778248: MPPKYGEGERKIEKTTYGGGGEPRRESAMTSPATLAPPLDNEDLLSLILIRLPPLPSSFSSASLVCKRWHRLVRGPDFLHRLRAFHRTPPVLGFFHNSPDSPRFVAIQGMSGIRIAAAVRDLRRDGAGGMWWFVDCRHGRALLRSRDWVDLLVWDPITDHRSLIIVPDQVRAGASDCNAAVLCPGATGCGCSPFSVVVVSTRGHCAFACVYSSLTRAWGELFSIPTPSLECELTEEPGTLVGDAMHWLLGESSILEFRLDDQRLALVERPLETFSVYKRNIRVLRSEGGVLGLAAVKNFSLHLWAREADHCGTAKWVLRRAIELCTLLELPLMQPRVGSIPVWISGLGEDGNVVFLRTTVGMYVLWTKTMQFKMVTNNVLMKTVYPYAKFYFLEGL; encoded by the exons ATGCCCCCGAAGTACggagagggggagagaaagatcgagaaaaccacgtacggaggaggcggagagccGCGACGCGAATCCGCGATGACATCCCCGGCgaccctcgcgccgccgctggacaACGAGGATCTCCTCTCCTTAATCCTCATCCGCCTCCCACCGCTACCATCGTCCTTCTCCAGCGCCTCCCTCGTCTGTAAGCGCTGGCACCGCCTCGTCCGCGGCCCGGATTTCCTCCACCGCTTGCGCgcatttcatcgaacacctCCGGTGCTCGGCTTCTTCCACAACTCCCCGGACTCCCCCCGCTTCGTCGCAATTCAGGGGATGTCCGGCATCCGCATCGCCGCTGCGGTGCGGGATCTACGcagggacggcgccggcggcatgtGGTGGTTCGTCGACTGCCGCCATGGTCGCGCCCTTCTCCGCAGCCGCGATTGGGTCGATCTGCTTGTTTGGGATCCCATTACCGACCACCGCAGCTTAATCATCGTCCCCGACCAGGTGCGGGCAGGCGCGTCCGACTGCAATGCAGCGGTCCTCTGCCCGGGCGCCACTGGCTGCGGCTGCAGCCCCTTCAGTGTGGTTGTTGTATCCACCAGAGGACACTGCGCCTTCGCCTGCGTGTACTCGTCGCTAACCCGAGCGTGGGGCGAGCTGTTCTCCATTCCAACGCCATCACTGGAATGTGAGCTCACGGAGGAACCTGGCACCCTTGTTGGGGATGCAATGCATTGGCTACTTGGTGAGAGCAGCATACTTGAGTTTCGATTGGACGACCAAAGATTAGCTCTTGTTGAGCGCCCATTGGAGacgttttctgtctacaagcgGAACATCCGTGTGCTGAGGTCCGAGGGTGGCGTTCTTGGCCTCGCTGCTGTGAAGAATTTTAGTCTGCATCTATGGGCACGGGAGGCTGACCATTGTGGCACTGCAAAGTGGGTGCTGCGCAGAGCAATTGAACTCTGCACACTCCTTGAACTGCCATTGATGCAGCCTCGTGTGGGCTCCATTCCTGTCTGGATAAGTGGGCTTGGTGAGGATGGCAATGTAGTGTTTCTACGAACCACGGTCGGCATGTACGTGCTTTGGACCAAGACTATGCAGTTCAAGATGGTCACTAACAATGTACTCATGAAGACAGTTTATCCCTATGCTAAATTTTACTTTCTAGAAG GCCTTTGA
- the LOC101777569 gene encoding probable E3 ubiquitin-protein ligase RHB1A, translating into MGGCCCCSSRRSEVVRAPVVYRQHNLEEHEPLSSAFDGSSPASAIVAVDTNLDTSTPDTYRAPPAPLPYDVVLAVPDDPGLEKSDIKSKTDDQQESMNNQESLKVDESCKKGVLEDKPDEEDVCPICLEEYDEENPRSVTKCDHHFHLCCILEWMERSDTCPVCDQITLVDEMFE; encoded by the exons ATGGGTGGCTGCTGTTGCTGTTCGTCGAGAAGATCTGAAGTAGTTAGAGCACCAGTTGTCTAT CGTCAACACAATCTTGAGGAGCATGAGCCATTGTCCTCAGCTTTTGATGGATCATCGCCGGCCTCTGCAATTGTTGCAGTAGACACAAATCTGGATACATCCACACCTGACACTTATCGAGCACCACCTGCACCTTTGCCTTATGATGTCGTGTTGGCAGTTCCGGATGACCCTG GTTTGGAGAAGTCAGACATTAAGAGCAAAACTGATGACCAACAGGAGTCCATGAATAACCAGGAGTCCTTAAAGGTGGATGAGTCATGTAAGAAGGGTGTCCTTGAAGATAAGCCTGACGAAGAGGATGTTTGTCCTATCTGCCTTGAAG AATATGATGAAGAAAATCCCCGTTCCGTAACTAAATGTGACCATCATTTCCATCTTTGCTGCATCCTTGAATGGATGGAACGAAGTGATACTTGCCCAGTTTGTGATCAG ATAACCTTGGTGGATGAGATGTTCGAATAA